The genomic region TGTgcccttcaaaatttgagctaccctttcgggttttcaactcaaaattcctttggtcacaaggtgccctttgtgggttttcaccttggcctctccattttttttttaaattcaaggtgccctttgcgggttttcaccttggattcttttcgcttttagacaaagtactttttgactgagtctgagtTCACCGGATTGGGTAGGCTCTTTCcatccatttctgtcaaaatcaatgcaccaCCAGAAAAAGCCTTCTTCACGATGTATGGcccctcccaatttggcatccattttcctctaaagtccttctgaatgggGAGGATTTTCTTTAGCACAaggtccccctcatggaattcccTTGGACGAACCTTTTTATCGTAAGCTCACATCATACGcttctggtacatctgaccatgtcgaatagccttcagcctcttttcctcaatcaagtttagCTGGTCATATCGAGACTGAACCCATttagcttcatctaactttatcTCTATTAAAATTCGGAGAgaaggtatttccacttcaataggTAAAACTGCTTCCATCCCGTAAACTAATGAGAACGGAGctgccccagtagaagttctaacagatgttcgataagccaagagtgcaaacggtaacttttcatgccaatctttataagtctcagtcatctttcccactattttcttaatgttcttattagcagcctccactgccccattcatctttgaaCGATAGGATGAAGAGTTGTGATGCTTGAttttgaactggtcgcaaacctctgctatcattttgttgttcaaattcaatgcgttgtcggatatgatcctttcaggcattccataccgacaaatgatttccttcttcaaaaatcGACTTACAGCTGACTTGGTAACATTTGCATAAGAAGTAGcttctacccattttgtaaagtagtcaatcaCTACAAAAATAAACTGATGTCCATTCAAAGCTTTCGGCGATATTGGTccgatgacatccatgccccacatggaaaatggCCATGGAGACGTCATGACATGTAAAGGTGAGGGTGGTatatgaattttgtccccataatCGACACTTATGGCATTTTTGGCATAATTGATCTGatctccttccatagtggcccgagaatagccaaacctcatgatttgtcttgccatcgtgaacccatttgcatgcgtaCCACATACACCTTCATGGACCTCTTCTAGAATTAGCTTGGCTTCCACAagatcgacacatctcaaaagtacttggtctttccttctcttgtcTGTAACATCCCGTCAAAACATAGTCACAAGCTAATCTTCTCGgggttcgtttgtcattttcagATGCTGTCTTTGGATATTTACGATCTcttacatatcgcaatatatcctgataccaaggattGTCacccttttctttctctttaagGTTACAACAGCTAGCTGGAAATTTatagacactcatttgaattggtctcatctcttcctctttgTTTGCCTTAATCATCGAAGCCAAGGtcgctaaagcatctgccatctggttctcatctcgtgggagatagttgaaggtgatgtcatcgaaTTCTcttagtaaccccaaaactaccattcgataattgatcaacttagggtctcttatctcccattcacctcttagCTGATAGATTACtaacgcagaatctccatatacttccaggGTTTTTATGCCTCTTTCTATGGCCGCTTGGagccccatgatgcatgcttcgtattcagCCATATTATTTGTACAGTCAAAATCCAACTTACACGTGAACGGGTAATGGTcgccattcggggataccaagactgccccaatccCATTTCCAGCTGCATTGGAAGgcccatcaaaatttagcttccatGGCGAATCTTCAGTTGCTGCTATACACATtagctcctcatttggaaaatcaaaattcaatggctcataatcctccaAAACTCTACTGGCCAAGAAATCTGCCACCGCACTTCTTTTGATAGCCTTTTGACttacatagactatatcgaactctgaaagcaaaatttgccatctctCCATTCTACCATTTAGAGCcgttgattccatcatgtattttaatggATCTAATTTTGATATGAGCCAAGtagtatggtatagcatgtactgtcttaatctccgtGTGGTCCAAATCaacgcacaacacaacttttcgattggcgaatatctcatttcacagtcagtgaatttcttactgagataataaattgccttttcctttttccttgactcgtcatgctgacccagcacacatcccatagaattgctgaacactgacaagtatagtattaatggtttatctggactaggcggagataacactggagcattcaacaaatactgcttgacttt from Gossypium arboreum isolate Shixiya-1 chromosome 1, ASM2569848v2, whole genome shotgun sequence harbors:
- the LOC128280468 gene encoding uncharacterized protein LOC128280468 — encoded protein: MESTALNGRMERWQILLSEFDIVYVSQKAIKRSAVADFLASRVLEDYEPLNFDFPNEELMCIAATEDSPWKLNFDGPSNAAGNGIGAVLVSPNGDHYPFTCKLDFDCTNNMAEYEACIMGLQAAIERGIKTLEVYGDSALMADALATLASMIKANKEEEMRPIQMSVYKFPASCCNLKEKEKGDNPWYQDILRYVRDRKYPKTASENDKRTPRRLACDYVLTGCYRQEKERPSTFEMCRSCGSQANSRRGP